The Acinetobacter lwoffii genomic sequence TTTTAGCATTAAAAACTTCCCGGATACCCAATTTTTGGGAGGTTATTTTTTACTCAACCACGGCATAATAGGCACCTATAAAAATAATACTGGACCAGGACATGTCTGCTCAGAATGAGAATATATATTCAACGGCGAATGTATCTTTTCAAAATTCGACGACCGATAAATCACTGAAATTATCTGAATGTGATCTGCAGAACCGTCAGCTGATTGAACAGGCGCTAACAGATCCTCATGCCCGTATTCCTGCCCCGTTTCAGCAGTATTTTCATGATTATGTCTATACGCATAGTCATCATAACTTGCGTCAAATTAACTATCTGGCGCAAATAGCCTTTTTACTGTATTTCTTTGCCGATATCCTGATTATTCCAGACATGTTTTTTATTTCTGGTCTGATGCGCGTCGTTCTGGTTCTGGGCGCGATGTTTTGCTGTTATTACCTGTTTAAAAGACATAAAAACATTCAGATTCTGGACAGAATCTTGCCGATAGGCACCACTGTGGCTGCAGCGGCCTGGATTGGCTTACTCGCGCTTTCAACCAGTCCCCATGTTGCTACCTATATTTATGCCTCTGCGATCTTTATTCTCATCGCCAATCTCTGTGTGCAGACCCAGTTTAAAGTCGCAGTCTATTGCTCCATCTTGATTGCCCTGTTTATCATGCTTGGGGTGACCCAGTTCATGAGTGCTTCTCAAGCCTTTATTTTTAGTGTGGTCTTTAGTCCACTGTGGTTTTTTAGCATTTATATTAACTGGAATAATATTCTGAATATACGGCGTTCTTTTCTGCGCTCCCTACTTGATGAATGGAACTATCAAACCTTAAAGAATCTGGCACATACCGATGATTTGACCCAGCTCTACAACCGTCGCCATTTTGTCGATATGGCTGAACGCTCTATTCATCAATGGCCTAAACATGCCAGTAGCTGCCTGCTGATGTTTGATGTGGATCATTTTAAAAATATTAATGATAGCTATGGGCATGATGTTGGTGATCGGGTACTACAACTGATTGCTGAAGTGACCCGTAAAGAAATGCGGCATAGCGATGTACTGGCACGTTTTGGTGGGGAGGAATTTATCGCCCTCCTAGAAGATACTCAGCTGCAAGACAGCTGGGTGATTGCAGAACGAATTCGTTGTGCAATTCAAAAGCAGTACATTTATGTCGAACCCAATCATGCCATCCGGTTCACCATTTCGATCGGTGTAGCAGAACTGGAATCCCATACCCAACCCCTGGAAGACCTGATCAAACAAGCCGATATTGCCTTGTATCAGGCCAAGAAGTCTGGCCGAAACCGGATTGAGGTCTATCATCCAGATATGCTGAATAAGCCCAAGCCTGCGACAGAAAATCCCTGGAATGTATTTAAGCCAGACACTCAACCAGCCCAGTCAACGGCGAATTAAAGCTGGATCATTAGTCTGTTCTATAAGCTAGGATCATCCTTAGAATGCACTAATCGGGGATTTCATTTTATAAAATAAATTTGATTCTTCCACTTTTAAAATATCCAACAAAAGAATAGAATATTTTTTATACAACTATATATA encodes the following:
- a CDS encoding GGDEF domain-containing protein — encoded protein: MSAQNENIYSTANVSFQNSTTDKSLKLSECDLQNRQLIEQALTDPHARIPAPFQQYFHDYVYTHSHHNLRQINYLAQIAFLLYFFADILIIPDMFFISGLMRVVLVLGAMFCCYYLFKRHKNIQILDRILPIGTTVAAAAWIGLLALSTSPHVATYIYASAIFILIANLCVQTQFKVAVYCSILIALFIMLGVTQFMSASQAFIFSVVFSPLWFFSIYINWNNILNIRRSFLRSLLDEWNYQTLKNLAHTDDLTQLYNRRHFVDMAERSIHQWPKHASSCLLMFDVDHFKNINDSYGHDVGDRVLQLIAEVTRKEMRHSDVLARFGGEEFIALLEDTQLQDSWVIAERIRCAIQKQYIYVEPNHAIRFTISIGVAELESHTQPLEDLIKQADIALYQAKKSGRNRIEVYHPDMLNKPKPATENPWNVFKPDTQPAQSTAN